The Nicotiana sylvestris chromosome 6, ASM39365v2, whole genome shotgun sequence genomic sequence GTAAAAATCCCCGCCGATGCCGGACAATGCTAGGTACCTCAACCAAATGAGACATAGTACTTGTGGAGGGAAACTTCTTAACTTTGTGGTACCCAAGTCCAAGATTCTAAGTAAACTAAAATGAATAAGCTCtgaattgagagtaaaagtattaagacaaaaagagaaaatggaaCGAGTTCGTTTCAAGAGAGTGTAATCATCATCCTCTGTCTGCCTGCTTATCAAATGATCATGTTCGGGGGTAAGAAGGGCCAAACACATTCTATCATCAGTCCATCGGTTAAAGGGCTGCAATTTATGCATACTGAGATGATGACATTCTGGAGAAAAAGCATGGCTTTGAGCTTCTTTTGCATCTGAATCACCATCTCCACCAGAATCATCAACTTCATCCAAATCATCTTCTTCATATGATTTATCAAAAACAATGTCTTTCATGACAAAAATGTCTTGGCTTTGAGCTAATTCTCTCAAGCACAGATCATGTATTAGATCATGAACCTTACATGATCTAATTTTTGTGCCATCCAAACTTTTCTTCCAGACAAGAACTAGATGTCTGTCGATAAGATCTTGTAAGCACTTCTCAGCCTCTCTTTCCAAGTCTTTTTCTGACTTCAGGAAGCCCTCAGCCATCCAGAATCTCAGTAAACTCTTCACCGAAATCTCACTGGCTACTGGAAAAATGTCAAGTGATTGTAACTCAACCCAAGCACATGTAGATGTCGTTCATATAGATCTTCTGTGACAAGTGACATGACATCTTCAGCAATATTTTCCCAATCTTCTATTGTCCTTTTAAATCTGGAGAGAAGCGCAGAAATCACGGCAATATCTAGTGGTAACCCTTGGCAATACTCTACAACTTGCTTCCCAATAGTCTCGAAGTCATATGGTAATGCTTCATTTGCAAACATTATACTTTTGGCAAGGTTCCAACTCTCATCTTGTTCCATGAGGTGCATCAACAAAGAAAGATTCTTTGTACCATCAGAATAAGCTACTTCTTCGTTACGGGTAGTCAACAATATTCGACTCCCATTGTTGTCACTTGGAAAGTATTGTCTCACGCCATCCCATGCTTTACGGCTCCACATGTCATCCAATACAATTAAATATCTCCTACTCTTTAAACTCTTTTGTAGCATGTATGCTAGCCTTGACTCATTACCCAAGTCAAATCTGTCAGGTATTGTGGAATGCAGAAGGCTTTTGAGGATATCTTTTACATTATACTGTTGAGATACAGTAGTCCAGGCACGAACATCATAATGAGATCGAATTGATTCATAATCGTAAACCTCTTTTGCTAAAGTCGGTTTACCGATGCCCCCCATCCCGACGATCGAGATGACTTTGAGTTTACGAGACGATCCATCATATTGTGTCAGTTTTTCCAGCAACCATATCCTATGATAACAGCTCACTGTATCATAATCTTGAAAGTTTGATGACCCATTCTGAACATGATCAATCTCCTCTGCTACTTGTTTTAGGCTATCAAAAAGCCTCTTATCTTCCCTTTCTTTCTGCATTTCATCATCTGCCATTACAGCTTCTGTTAGTCTCAGTTGAATTGTGTGTTCCACAGCATTTGTGACATCTTTTATCTGCGCTTCCAAATATGCCATTTTCTCAGTACCATTGGTTTTCTCaaaattcttgagaaatactTCCAGGGAACTAACTTTTTCCTGAAGAGCGAGAAATTCTTCTTTATGGTCACCAATTAGAGATTGCATTGGTGAATTGGATGTCAAGAGTAGTTCTATCGTTCTCATAAGAGAAGCAATACTAGCATAAGCCATATCTATTCTATTCCAATTATGACCTGAAAGATGCAAGTTGCAAGTTGCAGGACATCAATGGTAtatataacatgataaacaaagTTGCAAAAAGGAAGGCAAAAAGAGAGAGAACATCAGGTAGATTTTCAGCCATCACTGTCTCAAATCTCAATCGATTCTACGACTTGATCATATAAAAAGAAATTGAGAGTCTTTTCGTATCTTTAAAAAATATTGGGTCATCAATGTTACTACACATGGTTTTTCACTACTTATAATCTTTGAACTCTAATCCTTAGAATTTGGTTAAAGATTAGTGAAACAATAGTCTTTACTAGATCTGGTACCCATATTTCCAGGTTATTAATCTCTTAAAACTATCTATCCTTCACCCTCAATGCACAAAAACTATGGTTCTGTACGAACGACACCCAATGTTCTATAGCTAGAGGAATCACGTGGGTGCGCCAAAAGGAAATAAGGGATAAAAGCTACTCCTCAAGTGTACAAAATCCTTCTCAATTCTATCAAAAGAAATCCTATTACTCTCTCCATACGGTCCACATCAGTGCTCCTGGAGCAACTAAGGTCCAGCCAAACGGAACTTCTTTGACCATGCTTGGCATTACCCATTGAAGACCAAACCAACACCGTATTTTCCACAACAAGCGAGATGCTATAAGATGAAAGCTACTTTCTAAAGTAAATCGATAGCATCTACCCCTCGTTTCAATTTATGCGACATAGTTTGATTTGACACggaatttaagaagaaaaaaaaagatttttgaaacttgtaaCCTTAAACATGTCATAACATTTATGTGGCtataagacttttgaaacttatggTCATAAACATActaacatttgtgtggctataaaaactttttattaagggtaaaatgagatgtttaaattaaaattttccaaatataaaaatgCATGTATCGTTCTTTTTGGAGCAGACTTATAAGGAAAGTttatcacataaattgaaacggattgAATAGTATGCATTtgtaatgaaagaaatactaAGGAAAATCTGCCACATATTGCACCctacttttttttttataaagtaAAATTTTATTAAAAAGCAGTAAGTTCCAACATATTGCACCCTTGGATTTTCCAACATCAAAATCTGGAAAGGGAACTTTAGGTTGCCTATGCATTCTGTAAATGTATTAGGGTCAGCTTGAAAATATTCATAGTCGATATCGATTCCATCCAAATTGTATTGCTTAATTATATCAGTAAGAGAAGAGACTGCATTTGAAAATTCTGGTCAAATTATATCTCTAAATAGAAATAGAAAGCATTAAAGTTCCACAAATGAACTCTTTATATCAGGTAGGCAAAGTTGAAACTATTATTCAAGAGGTGAACTGCAAACTTTGATGTATACTTTTTCCTAGTACTATTttaaaaagaaggaagaaaattaGATCTATCCTAAAATTAGATTTGTAGTAGCGCAAAAAGCTAAAACTTAATATAAGAAATACTTGGAGAAAAATATATAAGAAACTTAATATGAATAACAATCAACAAATGGATAACGCACAAAACATACAGTACAGTAACCAAGAAAAAGATATCAGAAGACATAAAAAGGAATACCTCAAATAGTAAATTGCAAATAAGAACTAAAGATTTGACTAATTTGGATGAGATGACAACTTCAATTAGGGAAATACAATATTATACCACATGGGTGTTAGTATATTACAAATCAAGTTGGTTATATATAGTACTTTCA encodes the following:
- the LOC138872210 gene encoding putative late blight resistance protein homolog R1A-3 is translated as MAYASIASLMRTIELLLTSNSPMQSLIGDHKEEFLALQEKVSSLEVFLKNFEKTNGTEKMAYLEAQIKDVTNAVEHTIQLRLTEAVMADDEMQKEREDKRLFDSLKQVAEEIDHVQNGSSNFQDYDTVSCYHRIWLLEKLTQYDGSSRKLKVISIVGMGGIGKPTLAKEVYDYESIRSHYDVRAWTTVSQQYNVKDILKSLLHSTIPDRFDLGNESRLAYMLQKSLKSRRYLIVLDDMWSRKAWDGVRQYFPSDNNGSRILLTTRNEEVAYSDGTKNLSLLMHLMEQDESWNLAKSIMFANEALPYDFETIGKQVVEYCQGLPLDIAVISALLSRFKRTIEDWENIAEDVMSLVTEDLYERHLHVLGLSYNHLTFFQ